The sequence ACCTAGAACGTATCACTATCTGGTGAATTCAGTCAGTTCATAGGACAGACAAATTGATTTTTGGAGCCAACTCAGCTGAAGATCTAGAAAAATCTGACTCAGCTGAATTTGAATTCTCATATACCGAGTTTTAGATAATTGCACTAGAGACTTCTGCAACCTTCTAGTACCTATGTTACGTAAAATTGTGTGTGATTTTCGAGTGTGGAAATGTGTCTAAATATCAGATCCTTCTAATTTACAATAATTTCTTGCAGTCCCATCCCGAATGTCGCACACAAACCATGTTTAAGTGTCTGGTGTGGATACTTGGAGGTAAACTGAAAGAGTTGAGTGACACAGTTTAGTGTTGACATAGGAAAAAGATTGGAAAGTAACCCCCATTAGTGGTTCTTAAGGTTTCTCATACTTGCATGTTATTTTTGGCATGTTATCGCAAGTATATTGTGGTGTACTTgcatctttcttttatttttttgtgtgtgtatatgtgtatgtatggaGCAAGAAACAGTTGTAGGATTGTGTGTTATTGATATTTATATCCTACTATTGTGTTGATATTCTCTTCATCGTACTGCATTTTATCCTCTGATAACTTTCACAGAAGGATTTATCAATAGCCAAGTTTAGAGAGCTTTATAAATCATTTGCTTCTACGTGAAAATCCTACTTGAGATGTTTTTTTGGTGTTACTTTAACCAATAGGTTGAGAGATTGCTTCCAAATAAATGTTGCCTTGGGGTCGTGAACAATCAGTGTCTTCTTATCTCATTCTCTTCATCATGAGAAACTTCTATGTTGCTGCATCTGCTTTATGGTCATTCTGAATAGTGCTATGGCACCTGTTACCTAAGTGTTTCCTCGCTCTATGTTTCTTTCGAGAGCCGCACTCCATGCTCCAGTTCCTGAATCTGCTCCCATTTCAGAAAACTAAGCTTCTGATCAAGCCAaaatatagttgtttttctttcttaagtTTTTTATGAGTTATGAGTTATGTGGTTGCTCCCATTTCTTAAGCCAAAATATAGAAGCTCAATATTGGTCCATGAATTTGCATTCCATTGATCTCATAAACAACTCTAGTTAGtttatcaaattagatcaatgtTAATATCAAATAGATAAGTGAGACCTACATGCAATACATATAGGTGAAGTACACAAATAAGTAAATTTACATAGATGTCTGCATATTTAACATTTATGGAGGGCTTTTCTTGAAGTCTTGGCTACCTATTTGTGTCACCACGTGATGGCCATTTGGAGTAGCCAATTGGTTCTTTTAGCACTGGCTATTGAATTTGCTTTTAAATGATGCAGCATGATTCCAGTTGGATAAATTAACTCCAGTTTATTATGTAATTAAAATGCAATATATAAACAAAATATCAACTTATGCTTCACCAGTTCAAGATCATGTTAATGGATTTAAATAATGATTCTTTTCCAAACCAGATCCATGCAATTGGAATGCATACTCACTCCCCCGTAATTTCTTACAAGGGAAGAAATACTAGCATTTTGTATGCCCTTTATTAGGAGCTGATGTGGCAGCATGTGATTAAGAGTGGTTTGAAGGATTCTGAAAACTGCAGCTTCCACATGATCTTGTAGAAAAGAGTGCATAAGAAGTGTACATAGGCGCTATTTCTCCAATTTATGTTTAATATCCTTCGCCCCCCTTTTCCAAACCCTGAACACATGGGATTCCTTCAATAATGTCTTTTTGTTTCATATACCTCTGATTGCTATCTAAGCACAATAAATGAAAAAAGGCCAGTGTTCTATCAATTGGTAGCCATCTTTATGGACCTTCACTAGAATTCCTATTTCAGGTTGCATCCACTCAATTCATTGTCCCTAAACCAAGGTTCGCTGTTTCAGTACCGAACTCCATACCGGTACCATCTTATTACAGTGTCGATATGTGGTATAGTACGAGACGGCGAGATGTattgagtgtcggtacggtatgagattgcataccggttcggtaccagtaTGGTGTGGTACCGGTTGGTATAGAAATCTTGCTCTAATCTCTCTCTAATAACTCCTTACTTGGTCTATCCATGCTTTTTGGATCCTTCAATTTAAACATGTTTGATCTAATTTTACCAAGGATTTTCAACCAAGCACCTCAAATTTATTGAAATCAATAAATTTTCTAAATCTACCTGTTAGCAATTATAATTGAATTGTGGGCTTCACATGTGGTTTTCTATGTGGAATGATGCATTAATGTGCCCTTCATAATTAATATTGGCATGCATGTTTTGCTCATAATTGCATCAGCATGCATGCGTCCTCCATCCTTGCATTGGCAGCTCAAGCACCAGATGtactcttcttctgcttctgcaTCCACCTCGTCCTCCTCCAAGAACAGGAAGGAGTCCCACCTGTATTATTATTACCTGGGTCAAAATTTTGAGGATACCTCAGTCCAGACTTGAACCCAGAACTTCCGGGTTTAAAGTGGTGTCTTACGACTGAGGCAATCCCGGTTCTTACAACATACAAAGTGATATTCCTTCATAGTTACATCAGTATGCATCCGTCCTTCCATGACTAAACACCTGACCATGACACAAGCTCACGATTGCAAGCTCGTGCATGTGGGCACCTTTGCAAACCTTTATTTACCTGCCATCTATTTATGCAGATACGGAATGTATCCTATCTTGATGTAGTTTACTTATTTGATGAAATGGACCGTTGTCTCTGTTCTTGCAGTATCCGCGCCCTGTCACCAAATTCACTGAAGAATTTGATTTCacagcaatgaatgaaaaattcaAGAAGGATGAAGTGTGGGGCCATCTTGGTAAGAACAAAGCCCAGCTAAAGGACGGGGAAGGAGAAGATGAAGCTGATGATACTCTGGAGGACAATGCTCCAGAGTGCATAAAATTGGAGATAAAGGTATCATGACATGCTCTTCTGAAATAAACATCACTGTTCTGCCAGTTGTTTACATATCGGcattgttcatttgaaaccATCGTTACTTCTTTGCCGGTTTAAATATTTGATTTTCTATCACAAAAACCAGTTATTGACGATTTTTCCTTCCTAAAGCCTGTTTACTCTAAGGACGAGTTCTTTGATTCACTCTCTTCCAACTCGCTCGATCATGGTACGAGGATTGGGAGAACTAAGTTCTCCGAGCAGTTGAAAATAGATACAGAGGTAAGCTGAACACTTTCCTGATCTTGACCTGTATACCACTTTTATAGAGATTCTGCTGTACAAATAATTCTTCTGTGCAGACTTTTGGTGATTTTCCAAGGCATCGGCCCAGCCCAGGTGGTGGGCGTGGCCATCGTGGTGGGCGTACAAGGGGCTCATACTATGGACGAGGATATGGCTATGCTGGGAGGGGCCGAGGCCATACCGTCTTGAACCGGACCTCATAAGGATGCTACTGGCACTAGGATATATGCCAGAAAGATCATAGTTAAGAGACGAAGTGACTAACGATGACAAGGCtggctttatttatttttatagaatgTTGTTTGCTTACCTGTGTGATTGCTTTATAAAATAAAGAGAAGCCCAGGAGAAAACAATGGGAACTTTCCAGTCTTGTGAAAATAAATCCCGGATGATATATGGGCTGGTTGAAGATCCAGATATGACGCAGGCGGCATGTTTGAGGCCTTGTCTTCTTATAGCTGTTGGATGTTTTAAGTTCAGTTTTATGCTGCTTTACTTTGGTTCCCATTTTTCAGTCTCTTGAAGATCTGGCGAGGAGACTGGTGGTCACCAAATTAGCGTGCTTATGTAGCGCACAGCTCTGGAATGCTGTGGAAAAATGTCTGATTCTGAGACAGGCTCATTAATAATATTTAAAGGTAGCAGCAAAtagttttcattttcttcttctattgATTGTTGTGGTTTTTGTTGGAAAGGCCAACAGGCCAATATCTTCTTCCAGGGCCGGGGTATTTGACCATGTTTTGGTATTTTCTTCGAGAGGAAATCCATTTAGACTTGAGTACTTTGATATTGGCTAATTTTATCTGAATTAGACACCCCTCGCATGCATTTTCTTttgcattttaatttcagcTGTTTCTGTCTGGTTTTGTGATCTGCTATGAGAGGGTGTTGAGAGTGGGGATGGGTATTGTCTGGATGCGTGACTACCAGGTTTGTGCGATGCTGTTTGCATGGTTGTATGATACAAAGCCATCGATCGATCCCGCTAAGGGATTGGTTGAATGTGGAGAGGTAGGAAGGATTACATAAGCTGTTGATCTAATAATTTTTGGATCTTGAGATTGCGGCAAAACATATTTTAAATGAATTCGTGTATTACTACATGTGAATTTGATTAGTCTTCATGGCTGTTTTAGACTTTTTATAGGCTAAGATCTGTTTGAGCTGAAAATTCTATATGAATTGGGCTTTTTTGGTTCATCTAAAGAATTTGTTTAAATTTTTAGGTCAGATTCTAGATTTTGGGCTATCGGAAAGGatgttttgtttctttttttacaGAATTTGGGTTGGCCAAATGGATGGCCTAATCTACGAATTCTACGTGATTTTTTTAGGTCAACTGAACAAAGTACAATCAGCAAGATTATAAGCTGTAGGTAAAATATCTAGGAATAGCTTCGGAATGGGCCGGTTCGAATTCTATTGGGAGAAAAAAAGATTTGCTGTTCTTATGTAATTTGGGCAGATCCAATCTAAAACCATTTCTGGGTATTTTATGAATATAGACCTAATCCAATATGTAGCTTGTGATCTTATTGGTTTTGTTGGCCCAATCAACGAATTTTATAGGATTTTCAGCCCAATGGTGTAGGAAAATCTAAATAAGCCCTAAACAGAACTATAACCCTATTGAGAGGTAGTGGATTAAGAAACTATCTGACGCCATGTTGGAACATGTATAGGGGTAACATAGTATAGGGGTAACATAGCTGTGAGGAAAAGTTGTCATGAAGctcatggagaatttgaaagttttattatttgtttatttctaAAGTTTTATTAATTTGTAATTTCCATCAAACAACTGGCGAGTCCTTTGTTTGGGTTAATCGGCCAAATAGCTATGTGATTTGCCTTTAATACAACGTGCAAGCGTCACACACCTTCTTCATAAATATTTCCCTCATTATTCATCATCTTTTAGGAAGCAAACCTTACACTACTTGTTCCGTGTAAAAACCTTACACTTTTGCTTactagaaaaacaaaaaaaaaaagggaaagaacacAACCTTAACGCAtccttcttatttttatttttgggagGGTCTACCAAATTATTCAGAATTAACGTAACAACAACACATGCCTTCTGTTCTTGATCACTTGCAGGTTGCAACGAGGACCCTCCTAGGTGGCaaagagggcctcctcccatgAAGCAAGGCTAAGTTGTCCAAGAAGAGTATGTCACCCTTCTCCCACTTGAATTGGATGCTCTCCTCCTCGATGATCTCCTCGCACCTCTTCACAACATCTGCTGGTATCTCTGATCCGTCGGCCATCGTGGCTGAGCTGAGCTCTTTCCCATGCATACCCACGACGGTGTTGAACCAcatccttctccctcttctccctggGAACACACGGGTCAGTGGGCGAGGGCCCAATACGGTCTTCACTCCGCCATTAGGAAGCCATTCCATGTCCATCCCCAGCGCCTTGGCCCTACAATCAAGTGAGACAATTGTGCCGCCATGCGATGCACAAGCTATGAAGAAAGGAATAGTTTATATAGAAGCTTATGCTTCCATCAATCAAAATTGTACGAAATAGATCAACAAAGTTATGGATGGATGCAGGGATTAATTGCTGAGATTCATTTGGAATGCGGGATTCGTGGTTGGAGACTGGAAGgcttgacatgcttcacaaatagATGACTCAAAAGAGCTTGTGTTACGATATTTATATTGCATTTTTCCAACTACTAGACTTCTCTCTCCGAAGAGTATCGGGTAAGGTTGGGCACTCAATGGATCGATGGAAAAGTACGTAGAACTCAGACAATCCGTTAAATTATTCAGTCGATTATACCTTTTCTCAGCTTCGATCCGATCAGATGTGCCGAAGGCATCCTCCCATCCCCTTCCCCTCATGGAAGACGTGTCGTCCTTACTAAGGGCAGTAAATGTGTACCTCAATCCCTTCTCCTCCATTTCCTTAACGTTCTCGGGGAATTCTTCTATCATTCGTTCTGCGACTCGAAAGCTTGGCACGAAGGGTGTCTGACCACCCTCCGGCGGTGGCACCTCGCAGAAGAGTATTACCTGGTTGGGGCATTCCTTGATCTACAGTCCATATTAATAACAAACacatgaagaagagagagaacgaCATAGGAGGCACAAATAAGCGATAACATGATGTATGGGAAACCGTAGGCAAATTTCGCCCTACGTGTGTTTCTCAATGGATTCACCCCTCTCAAATGGTTTCCTTGAGCAAGGTTTTGGAGATTCCAAGCTCCTTTGGTTTCAAAACTACAGCATGCCGTTCGATCAACTTACCAGAACCATCTCGTGGTGGTAGTATATGAACTCCGAGAGCGGTCCCTCGTTGGCAGTCCACACCCGCTTGTGTACATGGGTCCGCGGAGCAGGCCCTACGTACCTGATGTCGTCCCGCCCGAACGCCTCCACGACCTCGTTGAAGTCCTCGGCGTTGCGCACGTCGAAGCCCCTCAGGAGGATGGCGCTGTTCTTTATCAGCATCTCCTCGAACCACTCCTTGTCGGCCTTGAGGGCCGCCACCAGCGAGCCCAAGTCTCCTCGGTCGGCTTGGGGTGGGTGCAGCACTAGAGGTATTTGCTCCCCATCTACGGTCTTCTGGCCCTTGCACTCCCCCACCTTGAAGTCTTTCTTCCAAACCTCCATTGCCCTCTCGAAGCCTATGTGATCTCTTTCTTATTCTCTCTGTGAATGGAGTGAAGACCACAAGGACTTATATGGGGAATTCTTGCGCATTGTGTGCTTCGTTTATAATTCTTATCGATGCAGCTGGAACGGACCCTCGCAAAGATTCCCTGTTGTCTTATTTCAGAAGAATTCCTACCGGGTCCTTAACaggatacatatatatatatatatatatatatatatatatatatatatatatatatatatatatatatatatatatatatatatatacatatcctATACTGTTAATCATTCTGCAAGTGACACGTACTTCGTTGTTAATTATAtctattaattatagttttGGGGGCTGGACATAGATGGCCGGTTCGAGCCCGAGGTCCATCTGGGGCTATTATATTGCAGGTTACTCGGCCAGCTCGTTGGTAAGGTCTGCGTAGATCCAACcgaactttggaaaaatcaaaaaattattcTGGGGCCGAGCTTTGAACTTGTCAGTAgaaaatgatgttttgaattggtTGGTTCTTGAGATTATCTCCGCCTATTTCTAAAGAAAAAGTAATATTATCCGGCTCCCATATCAATGTATAGATGTCTTACCATGTAGCAAGAGAGAATCAGTGCAACTCATGGTATTTGTTGTCATTCACGAGAGATTGATTGATTGCATAATTACCAAAATAAGTTGTTATGGGTTCAAtaaatatttagatttcttaCATGAATATCCTCCTAGGTATCTAAATATcgctttttgcatgaatacactttcaaaattaatatttgcataaaTACTCtcataaaacacttattttgctattctactatttttttttattcttttctttgcatatgtacctacaccatctaacaccgttaaaaaattaatggtttcaaTTATAAAGTTTTTACTATAAAgtgatatgccaaaaaaaaaacatttataaaGTAATTGCAATGAggaacaaaaatataattttaaaattttgttttatttttaattaaaataaatatagtttttattaacggtATTAGAAGAATCATTATATTAGGGACATTTGTATAAAAACAATGTTTTACAAgggtacaaaaataaaattaaattttaagagggtatttatacaaatttaaatttttaaaaaagtattcgtgcaaaaaaattctaaatattttttgtgCATAGATCATGGGCATCCCAAGAAGTTTTTCTGCTAGAAGTTCTACTAGTAGAGTCATGTTGTTGTACCTAGATGTTGCATATTAATGATGTCAATAACTTTTCTCAGAAAAAATAATGTCGTGATTTAGAAATTAAGTTGACAAACCATTAACTTCTTTAGTGAGTGGTCATATTGACTATAGGCATAATAGATTTGTATCTTTAAGTGAGGATGAGGACAAGGAGCGGCCATTAAAAATAGAGGAACGCCATCATAAATATTGATTGTTTTAGGGCAACGGGATTGGCCAA is a genomic window of Phoenix dactylifera cultivar Barhee BC4 chromosome 4, palm_55x_up_171113_PBpolish2nd_filt_p, whole genome shotgun sequence containing:
- the LOC103698826 gene encoding clavaminate synthase-like protein At3g21360, giving the protein MEVWKKDFKVGECKGQKTVDGEQIPLVLHPPQADRGDLGSLVAALKADKEWFEEMLIKNSAILLRGFDVRNAEDFNEVVEAFGRDDIRYVGPAPRTHVHKRVWTANEGPLSEFIYYHHEMVLIKECPNQVILFCEVPPPEGGQTPFVPSFRVAERMIEEFPENVKEMEEKGLRYTFTALSKDDTSSMRGRGWEDAFGTSDRIEAEKRAKALGMDMEWLPNGGVKTVLGPRPLTRVFPGRRGRRMWFNTVVGMHGKELSSATMADGSEIPADVVKRCEEIIEEESIQFKWEKGDILFLDNLALLHGRRPSLPPRRVLVATCK